In a genomic window of Penaeus monodon isolate SGIC_2016 chromosome 27, NSTDA_Pmon_1, whole genome shotgun sequence:
- the LOC119590795 gene encoding long chain acyl-CoA synthetase 9, chloroplastic-like has translation MEKLHLGEYSFLTYREVQDMVVSFSQGLAKIGTGNSGRVAIFAETCAEWFTAVMGCLRQGLTVVTVFPNLSVEEIVASLCETEVSVIMTSHDLLSRTAEVVRKCPAITNVIVFEDQLEGVGTVPEGLMEVVIPYKDVVETGKYLNTSLRQPTGSDVAIIMYTSGSIDRPKGTELTHDNIVSSIISFAIQADLRSGDRFLAFLPLAHVMEFTTEIALVSLGIVVMYGSPMTLTSSCPKIMEGTLSDAQVAKPTCINAAPLILDRIVTQAMEKCFLNNQISEKALTCDVQGS, from the coding sequence ATGGAAAAACTACACCTTGGAGAGTACTCGTTCCTCACATATCGTGAGGTCCAAGACATGGTGGTTAGTTTCAGCCAGGGCCTCGCCAAGATTGGCACGGGAAATAGCGGCAGAGTCGCTATATTCGCTGAAACGTGTGCTGAGTGGTTCACGGCGGTCATGGGTTGCCTGCGCCAAGGGCTGACAGTCGTGACTGTATTCCCTAACCTTTCAGTCGAAGAGATCGTGGCATCGCTTTGTGAGACTGAAGTTAGTGTGATCATGACGTCGCATGACCTTCTCAGTCGCACGGCGGAGGTTGTCCGTAAGTGTCCTGCGATCACAAACGTCATCGTGTtcgaagatcagctggaaggtgTGGGTACGGTGCCTGAAGGTCTCATGGAAGTGGTGATCCCCTACAAGGACGTGGTAGAGACCGGGAAGTACCTGAACACCTCCTTGCGCCAGCCGACTGGCAGCGATGTGGCCATCATCATGTACACAAGTGGTTCAATAGACCGTCCGAAGGGCACAGAGCTAACACACGATAATATAGTTAGTTCGATCATCTCGTTCGCAATTCAGGCAGATCTCCGCTCCGGCGATCGCTTCCTGGCCTTCCTTCCCCTTGCCCACGTGATGGAATTCACCACAGAGATTGCTCTTGTGAGCCTGGGCATCGTGGTCATGTACGGGTCACCGATGACTTTGACCAGTAGCTGCCCTAAAATTATGGAGGGTACGCTGAGCGACGCACAGGTGGCTAAGCCCACGTGCATAAATGCGGCGCCGCTCATCCTCGACAGAATCGTCACTCAGGCTATGGAGAAATGCTTTCTCAATAACCAAATTTCTGAGAAAGCTTTGACATGCGATGTTCAGGGAAGTTAG